Sequence from the Thermocaproicibacter melissae genome:
AGTCAAATTCAATACCGCTGCCAAGGCATCGGTCAAAAACGCCGGCGCCGTAAATGCCGCGGAGCCCTCCGCCAACATCAACAACCCCAATCATGAAACGACACTTCCTTTGATTCATTCCGCCATTTTCCATTTCAGTATAGCACATTTAGAGAAATATACCAGTACTCTCCAATATGCGGAAAAGATTTTCCTAGGTTGATTTTTGTAAGTGGGAGGATTACTATTAGTTGAGGAGAAGCTGAAATTACCGGCTGCATGCGCCGTTTTATTTGACAGACAGGAGGAAAGCATGAAAATTCTTGTTGCATATTTCAGCGGTACCGGCAATACAGCATATTGTGCGAAATATATCAAAAATCATTTGCAGCAGGATGGAATACAAGTTAGGACTGCGTCCATTGAGCGTTTGCTCAACGATGATATCGCCCAATATGATACTGTGATTTTTGGGTTTCCTGTCTATGCCTGTGATGTTCCGGATATCATGAAACATTATCTCAGGCAGATACCTCCGGACAGCATGAGCACGGCATATTTATTTTGCACGGCGGGGGCGTATTCCGGCAATGCCCTGCATCGAGCGGCCGGACTTTTGAAAGCGGTGGGCTGCCGAGTAGCCGGGTGGGCGGATGTCACCATGCCCGGTTCGGATGCTTTGGCCTTTTTGCAGAAAGATTCTCCTGCGGCGAAAAAGCTGTGCAGCCGCGACTTTAGCCGGATAGAACCTCTTGACCGTCTGGTTGAAAAGATTCGGTCGGATATTGCCGATGGCGAGAAACATGCGCGGGAGATTCGGAATGCACGGATTCCCGTGAAATTGATCGGAACACTGGCGGACGGGGTAGTTCATCTTTGCTACGCCCCGCTTCGCAGGAGGATTATGGATAAATTCTACGCGGATGGCAACTGCATTCGCTGCGGATATTGCGAAAAGATATGTCCCGCAGACAATATAAAAGTAACGACCGAAGGCGTTCGATTTGGCGATACTTGCTTTCTGTGCATGAGGTGTGTTCATCAGTGCCCGAAAGAGGCCATTCAGATTGGACGCAAGACGATTGGAAAACTGCGTTGGAAAGGACCGGATGGCCGCTTCCGCCCACTCGGCACAGAGGAAGAACAGTAGCTTTTTGCACAGAACGGCCGGAAAGGCAATGATTAGAAATGGTTATAAAATCGACGAAGGAGAAAGAATATGGAATATATTTTGGAGCAACTAAAAAAATTGATGTCCATTGACAGTCCCAGTGGGTTTACCGGTGAAGTGACGCGGTACACCATGGAGCAATTTCAAAAATTGGGGTTTCAGCCGTACCTGACCAACAAGGGGTGTGTTGTGTGTGATTTGGGAGGAGAAGGAAATCCGCTGATTCTTTCTGCACACATTGACACGCTCGGCGGCATGGTGGCAGAAATTAAGAAAAACGGAAGACTCCGCATTACAAACATCGGCGGGCTCAATGCGAACAACTGCGAAACGGAAAATTGCAGAATCTATACCCGCTCCGGACAGGTGTTTGAAGGAACGCTCCAGATGAACGACCCATCGATACATGTTAATAAAAAATTTTCTGAGCAAAGCAGAACCTTTGAAGATATGGAAATTGTGTTGGATGAGGATGTGAAGTCCAAGCAGGATACGGAAGCACTTGGTATCCGCACGGGAGATTTTGTCTGCTTTGAACCGCGCACGGTTATCACCAAAAGCGGATATATCAAAAGCCGTTTTCTGGATGATAAGCTGTCCGTTGCAATTTTACTGGGGCTTGCGAAACGCATCTCCGAAAAAAAGATATCACTCAAGCGTAAGGTCTATGTGTTTATCACCGTGTATGAAGAGGTCGGCCACGGTGCTTGCGGTGCTCTGCCCGTGGATGCGAAGGAGATTATCAGCGTAGATATGGGCTGTGTGGGTGAGGGACTTGCCTGCACCGAGCGCATGGTGAGTATCTGCGTTAAAGATTCTCAAGGCCCGTATGATTACGATGTTACCACGGAGCTGATTCGCTGCGCAGAAAGCGCAAAACTCGATTTTGCAGTGGATGTTTACCCGCATTATGGCTCCGATGCCGATGCCGCACTGGCTGCGGGTTATGATTTGAAACACGGGCTGATTGGAGCCGGGGTATATGCCTCCCATGGATATGAGCGTTCCCATATCGACGGTGTGAACAACACGCTTAAATTACTTCAGCAGTATATCCGAAAAGACTGAATTAGTCGTCAACCGCAACTGTGCGCGGCTAGATGAGAAATACAACAGACATGGTGTAAGTGTATGCAGGATTATAACATAATGATTCGAAGAATCAGCCCTGATGACCGCGCGGAGTACATAAAAATGGCGAAGGACTTTTATTCGTCCGATGCTGTCTGCCACAGTGTTCCTCCGTGTCATTTTGAAGGCACGTTTACGGAATTGATGCGGTCACAGGAATATGCCGAAGCCTATGTGATGGAATACCGCAAAAGAATTGCCGGCTATGCGCTTTTGGCAAAGACTTTTTCACAGGAAGCCGGCGGAATGGTGGTTTGGATTGAGGAACTGTATGTGAAGCCGGAATATAGAGAGCATGGATTAGGACATGCGTTTTTCAAGTTTTTAAAAGAACATTTGCCGCAGAACACCAAACGTCTTCGGTTGGAAGTGGAAAGCAGCAATCAAAGGGCGGTTTCGCTGTACCGTCAGCTTGGGTTTCAGGATTTGGAATACCTCCAAATGTTTCGGGATATATGAAACTATCTTCCTATGAAGCAGCTGGATGATTTTATGCCCGGATGGAAACAGCTCCTATGGTCAGCTGATATTGTGTTGTAAAAAATAAATAAAAATTAGTTTTATATTTTCGCTTTAGTCGATAAAATTTCCGCCATATGCTATAATATAACGAGATTGCAGCAATACAATACGGAGGCTAGTATGGACGAGGAGCTTTTTGAGATTATTCTGCAGCACAGCAGGACATATCCCGAGATGGAGCCGGTCGATTATGTAAAGCTCCTGTATCAAAATGAGTTTGGATGCGCTCATTTTATCAATGACCCCGTTGATAGGATGGAGACCCTCTGGAACGAATACTATTCTCTGCCTGCTTGCAAACAGGAAACGGGGAGCGAGTTGTACATGGAGCCGATTGGAAACGGCCTATGCCGGATTTTTCTTACACCCGGACAAGAGATGAAAAGTTTTCTTCCGCTATTGAATCTGCTGTGTTCAGCCACAGCAAACTCGCATCTTGGCAGTCAAATTCGTTTTCGGCAGAAACTGGAACTTTTGCAAAACATGGCACAAAACGGACTGCTTTGTGCAGGTCAAGATGAAATAAAATCCTTTCTGGATGAATACATTCGTTTTGGCGGTGGGCCTGTTCATCACAGCCGCAAATATAAGGAAACATATAATCCCCACTATCGGGTTGTGAAGGCATCCTATTATGCCTATCTTCCTGTTTTCAAGGCAGTGATGAAGCTGTTGGAAACCCATAAGGGGAAAGAACCGGTGATTCTTGCCTTGGATGGCAGATGCGGCAGCGGAAAATCTTTTTTGGCAAATCTTTTGGCAGAGGTGTTCGGCTGCAGTGTCTTTCATATGGATGATTTTTATTTGCCGCTTCAGGACAGAAACGCCGACTGGATGTCACAGCCAGCGGGAAATATCGACCGAGCGCGCTTTTTAAAGGAAGTGCTTGTTCCGCTGAACAAAGGGGAAACGATTCAATATCGCCCTTATTCTTGCCGGAGCGGGGAAATGCTTCCGCCGCGGGCAGTGCAGCCCGGAAGATTTGCTGTTGTGGAGGGCAGTTATTCACTGCATCCGGATTTTAGAGTATTTTATGATTATCGTGTATTTCTGACTTGTTCGCCCAATGTGCAGCAGAGGAGAATTTTCCTGCGCGGCAACGGACAATCTCTGCACAATTTTTTGGAAACATGGATTCCGCTGGAAGAGCAGTATATTACGGCGATGAATGTGGTTGACATTTGTGACCTTACCTTGGATACGTCCGGATTTGCGGATTTTGTGTAATGGTATGGTTGCATTTTCCAATCTATAACTATTTTATCCCGATTCTTATGTTTTCTACATATTGTATGACGGTGTTTCGGGAGTTGTGCCGCATGTCCATAATTGACAGGATAGGTATTCTGTGATACAATGCAAACAGTTTCGAAAATTTCGTAAATATTTTTCAAATGGATGTGAAACGCGGTGGCCACTATAAAAGATATTGCTAATGAATTGCATTTGTCTATTAGCACGGTTTCTAAAGGACTCAGCGGTGCCAGCGACGTTAGCGACAAAACCCGCCAGCTGATTTTGGATACTGCGATGAAAATGGGCTATGTTCCAAAACAAAACCGTGCAGGCGCAGGTTTGAAGAAAATTTGCGTATTTATAGAAAATATGGGCTATGAACGGATTGAGCAGTTCGGTTACGATATCATTGTGGGTTTTAAATTGGAAGCGACCGCTAAAAAGTGGGACGTGTCCATTGTGCCGCTTGCCATGAATCAAGAATCCGAATACAATTATGATAATTATATGAAGGCAAATCATTACGCGGCCGGATTCTTGCTGGGCTTCACGCTGCATAATGATTTTATTGCCCAGATGCGCAAAACAGAAATCCCAACGGTTCTATTGGATAATGTTGTATATAATAAAAACGTTGCATGTGTTGGCGTTGATAACCAGCAGGGGATCTATTACGCTGTGGAGCATTTGGCTCGGTTAGGGCACAAGAATATCGCAATGCTTATAACGGGGAAATTATTAGCCGTGTTTCACAGGAGAGACTGGCTGGTTTTCGGCTTGGAATGGAAAAATGCGGCCTGCACGTGCGGGAGGAACTGGTGGCACACGGGGATTATATGGCTGACTGCGCGGGCAAGTTTGTCGGCCATTTTATTAAGGAAGGCGCTACGGCAATCGTTTGTGCAAGTGATTTGCTGGCGCACGGTGTCCTTCGTGAATTGTATCGAATGGGTTTGCGCGTTCCGGAAGATGTTAGTGTTACAGGATTTGATGATCTTCCGCTTGCTTCTTACACAACACCGACGCTAACTACGATTCGGCAGGATCGTCTGGCGATAGGTAAAAACGTCTGCATGGTGATGGAACAAATTATGAACGGCAATTATGTCAACAGGCTTCTGTTGATGCCGGAACTTGTGGTAAGAGAATCCACCGGCAAGCCAAAATTTTAACAGGTGGTTCTTTGTTATTTTGCTTCCCGAAACGGTTTTCCGTTTCGGCTTTTTTTTATGCAGAAAACTAACTTTTTTCCTTAGCAGAAAAGTATGAAGGCTCTATGTCAATAGTTGGGGTAACCCAAAATGGAAACACGGGATGGAGCGGCACTAAGCTGCTCCATTTTTCGTTGAAACATGGAACATGTGAAGAATGCGATTACGAAAGCGGGTAAAATTATGATAACCGTAGGCATTGCGTTTGAGTACCTTAATCTTGTTGTTAACCCCTTCGGTAAAACCATTGGTGTAAGGGCAATCAAACGAATTTAGAATACCTTTTGACCAGCGCACCATGGTATTTCCACAAGCAACAAATCTTGAAAGGCCACTGTTTTGTGCGGTCATAATCCAATGGGATAGCGCTGTCCGTGCGGACTGACTGTCGGAGGAATCAAGAACTTTGAAAAACTGTTCTTTAAGAGAGTAGGCTGTCAGCAAACGGCTGCTTGCATAAAGCATGATATTAACCTGTTGTTTTTGCTCCGGAGTGAGAAATTCATATCGTTTGTTCAGCAAGGTTCGAGAGCGCTTAAAGTAAATTCTTCGGGTCTTGCTAAACCTTTTCTGTTCTTCCTTGCGAATAGCTTCAAAAGCCCAAAATACCTGACGAATGTAATGATATTTGTCAATGACATAAATGGAATTTTTAAAATATGTCTGAGCAATACTAGCATATGTACTCCACATATCGCTGACAAAATACTTGGTTTGAGAACGGTCGATCCGGCTAAAATATTCTGTCAGCTTGTGGTTGTAACGAGCAGGAAGAATATCAAGGATTCGGTGCCGGACCGGATCGGTCAGAATGCATTGATATTTCTCATTGTTTGTATTGCCTTTAAACTCATCAATTGATACAACTTCGGGTAATTGCTGCGGCTTTCCATAGTTGATACAATCAAAAATCCGGATTATGGTTGAAACCGAAAGATTTACTTCTCGTGCTACACTGGTAAAGGAACGTACGTCGGAAAGCTTTGAAATGATATACGCGGCTAATCGATTTGTCATGCGGTGATATCTTGGCAGAAACGAGTTATGTTCAAAGAAACGCTTTCCGCAGGAAGAGCAGCGATACCGGCGCTTGCGGAGAATTAAACTGGTGTGTTTACCAAAAGCGGGAATGTCCTTTACCGTTTGACAACGGTAATCATGGACATAGCTGGTTTGATGTTCACAGCAAGGGCAAATATGCGGCTTTCTCGGCAACTCAATGAAAATTTCCGTTTTATCGGGTAATTGCCTCACATTTTTTACGATTACCCCTTTTAATCCAAGCAGTTTTTCGGTAGAATGAGTACAGAGCATATCGATGACCTCCAACATGGGATAGTGGTAATTTCCATTTTAAAGGTTTTTCATCGAATATGCTCTACTTTTTTTACTCTTTTTCTTAGGCTCTATTCGTTACACCCCAACATTTATTATAGAGCCTTTAAACCCTCATAACAAGAAAGCTCTTTGCCGAATAACGACAAAGGGCTTTCCTATGATGTAATGATTCAAACCGGCAATTTGTCACGCCGCTCGGTAGGCGTATTTTTCCTCGGTGCTTAACACGGTATTTATTATTTTATACGCTTAAGCTGTTATATGTCAAAAGTATTTTAAGAACAATATCAGCTACGAGGATGAATTACTGCAATGGGTACTAGAATACTAAGTCGGACAAAATGTCCGAGTTAAGCTCGTTCTCTCAGCGTTCCAGTTCATTGTCTTTCTCAGTGGCCTTGTCCTTTATGTCTTGTGTAAGTCGGACAAGAAAATCATTAAATGGTGTTTTTTCTGACAAACAATCCTGCTTTTTATGGCTTCTTTGTTTCTCATTAGGTTCGGGTCTGGAAAGTCTTTGTAAAAAGAATCTGCCACAAAGTAAAAATGACGTTCTTTCATTTCACACATCTTCTTAAAAAGCGAGGCCCTATCAAAAGATAGGGCCTCAAAATCTGAGCCTGGCAATTTATTTGAGCTCCGCATGCCAGTAAGCGGAGAAACATCTGAGCCTGGCGATTTATTTTGACTCCGCATGCCAGTAAGCGGAGAAACATTTGTCGAATCGGATATTTATTTGCCGTAGCTGGTAAGCTACAGTAGATAGCTTTTACTATCCACTGATATTATTATAGCATTGACCTCAATTATGTCAACAATTTTTTTGCAAAAATTGCTATTGTAGTGCAAATAAGAGAAATTTTTCTCTTGCTCATTAGCTCGTGACTTATTTCCTTTACTTCACCGTAATTCCTAGATATGCTGCTGGATCAACTCTATCCCCAGCGACCCGAACCTCAAAATGACAGTGATTTCCGGTGCTATCGCCAGTGCTGCCTACCAGGGCAATAACTTGTCCACGTTTTACGGTTTGTCCGGCGCTGACCAACAGCTTCGAGCAGTGGCCATACAGCGTAGTATATGTATCATCATGCTTTATGACGACCACATTTCCATAACCACCGTATGGAGCAGAACCATACTGAGCGTATGTTACTGTACCGGATTCAGCAGCGTATATTTTTGTGCCGTACTGAGCCGCAAAGTCGATTCCCTTGTGAAATTCATCACCGTCCCGACCCCATCCACGGGAGATAGTCCCAGCTTGAAGCGGCAGCCCAAATAGAGCGCCTGTGGGTATAACAGTATAGTAACGTAATACATGGCTTACATACTCAGGATCGCCGTAACCGCTCCATGCCATTGCCGCAGCCTTTATGGAAGAAAACTCAGCGGCGTTATCAGGTGAATATCCGCCGCGTTCTTGCGCCCATGCAATATAGCCGCCGCCAAAGTTGTATCCTTGAAGAGCGAGGCTGATTCCTGGAATATCGGATGGGGAAGTACACCCAGCGCTTTTTAGGCAACTTGCCAGGTATGCAATCCCGATATCGATGGAATACTCCGCATCCGTAATGCCTCCAGGCGTTTGTGGATACCGTGTATTCAGCGGACACTCACTGCACTGCATAGGATCACTTCCAACACCACCGCTTTCCTGCTGCATAACTGCCATCGCCAGAGCAACATAATCGGATATTCCATACTTAGCACAGGCCGTACTTATCTCGTCTTGATAAGCTAGAACATTTTCCGACAACCCACCGGATCCTATGCTATCAGAATTATAATTTGTAGCTGCTGTCGCACTGTCTGATAATGCGCTGGCGAAGGTAACAGAAATAATAATTGCAATTAGCAATACGAATATTATTGGCAAGAGGCATACTACTATTTTTGCAATAACCTTTTTACGCACGGTCTACCGTCTCCTGTTCGTGTTCAATCTCGCGCTGCAACTCCAGGTATGCAACCTGATTTTTAATGTGGCCATATTCTTTTTTCAGCGCTTTTTTGAGATTGTATATTACGCTGGAGCTTCTGCTCGGTATCACTTTTTCTTTATCCGTGTTTTTCTCTTTCGGTTGGATGGTTTTATCAAATTCCCGTAATTCCCGAAGCAGAGCGTTACCCATACGGGTATAGAGATCATCGATTTTTGTTTTGGCGTAGTTCTTATACAGCTCTTGTTTTCCTGTGCCGTAGACGCTTTTCAGAAATTCCTCCTGATTTGCAAGCTCCTTCTTCAATTCTTCAAAGTCACTTCGGTGGTACATGGCTATGTATGTCCGGGTAAAGTTATCAATTTCAGGCCGGATATAGCTGAGGGCATTCATCTTGTATTTCCAGAGTTGTTTATCTTCAGGAACAGGAAGCCGCCGGTAAATATTCAAGAATAGACCGCGCAGCTGTTCGTCACGGTAAGAATTACGGTTACGCTTTTCCGCAACAATTCTGTTCCGAATGATGTCATTGATTTTTGTCAGTTCCGGGGAACGATCGACAATGTTGTTGACGATTTTAGACTTTGCTTTAGCGAATGTTTGTGGCTTCATATTGCCTTTGAACTGTTCCATTTTTATTTTGTTTCCGTGTTCATCCGTCATAGTAAATTCTTTGCGCTTGCGCGTCGGAACCGGTTCGACAATTGCAATATGAACATGAATGTTATCTGTGTTGTAGTGGATTGCCGCGCTCCAGATGGCGGAGCCATCCATGTTCTCACTTTTCAAGACTTCCTGCATTGCACGGCGAGTTACTTCGCGTATCTTATCTTCGTCAAGTGTTTCTGTTTCACGGTCAAATAACCCGTTTTTTTCTAGAAATTCATCTGTGAAACTGATTACTTGCTGCCACATGGGGCTGTCATTTCTCTGTGCTTTTTGGAACTGTTGTTTCAGCTCTTTTTTTTCTTCAATTGTTAGTTGGTCTTTTGTTGCCGTAAATAAGGATGAAGTGTGATCCGACCATGAGTCGAATTGATGCTGCTTTTTCGGGTCGTCCATATAGTCGGCATACACGGAGTACAGGGGATAGGCATCGTTCCGGACAGCTTCCGACCGGTCAATGTAATTGATATATTCCGCATACTTTTTCTCAGAGAATACATACTTTGATGTAAACACAACTCCGGGAGTTACTTTGTCCGGCAAGGCTGCTCACCTCACTCCATAATCAATTCATCTGGAATAATTTCCGGTGTCTTGTTCGCTTTTTTTGCTTCCCGGTCGAGCTTTTTTTCCCGGAAGTTTTGGATGCGTTCTTTTTCGATTTCTCTTGCTCTTTGGAGCTGCGGAGTATCCTCCGTAATGAGTGATGTCAGCTCCTGATATCCGAGTAGAGTATTCAGGAGCATGATAATGATGTCGCTGTTCCGGTCAGCATTGTTGACGCCGAGACGGATTCGAGTCAGCTTATCGTCCAACAGTTCGGCTACCCTTCTTGCAATATGTTGAATGACAACTTCTGTTGTATCAATATCATTCCGGTGGCGATGCTCGTCAACGATAGAAGCGATTGCGGCTGTCAAGGTTGGCAGATGATGTTCATCTTTGTACTTCTGAATATAGTCGAGTGTAGATTCATCATAATACAGATTTTTGCGTGTCTTCATTGTCCTCACTCTCCAAATATCTTAATAACCTTTCCTCGATATGACTGTTTTGCTGAATCACTTGCAGGCATTGTTTGATTACGGTTTCATACTGACTCTGATAACTTTTGAACTCCTCCAGTGCAGCATAGTTGTTTATCAACGATGCGAGAAATTGATTACGAGAGATATTCTGTTTCTTTGCAAGCTCGTCAATTTTCTTGACTGCCGCCGGGTCAATACCGCGAACCATTATGTTCATGTTTTCACCCTGTTTCGTTCTTTTTTCATTAGGTGGCCCCACACGGGGATTGACGGTTTTACCCCGAAAGGGGGCGGCGCTGCGGCGCGCCCTCTTAGGGGTAAAGAGCATAAGGGGATTCTGCTATCACTTGCGTGATAGGTCAGGCAAAGCCTGACGAATCGGTGATATCATAGACTGAGGGAAATGTGCATATTTTGGTGCATAGAATGTGCATGATTGGTGCATAGTTTTTGTCCCTCTTTTTAATCGACTATCACTTTCTCCGATGAACTAACAGCCGATTTTGGTGATGCAGAAGATGTTGAATCTAATGTAGATTTTGCAACACCTGTGCCTGCGTCTTGATACTTGCCATTCTTTGTGTCGTTCCATTTTTGTTTGAGTTTTTGAATCTTCAGCTCATAATTTTTTATATCTGACTGGAATTGAGCAATGTTATTTTTAAGATTATTTATCTGTGTCTTTTTGGATTGAATGGTATCATTCGATTGCTTCACCTCATCCGCAGTTTGGTATTTCTGATTTTCAGTTAGTACAGAAATATCAGACGTCAACTGCTGAATGGATAGATTGGCCGAAGCAATTTTTTTGTTCGTCTGAGAGATATTCGCTTGCACTGCTGCAATCTCATTATCAATAGATTCCAACGAGTAGTACAATGTCGATTGCGATTTCAGGGAAGTGTTACGGACAACTTTTCGAGCATCACAAAGGAAGTTTGCACCCTGTTGATTGAATTCTTCCGTTGGACTGTTGTTGTCGATAATGAGGTCTGAATCTGTCTGAATTACATCGACGGTCTGTTCTTGCTGACTGTCAATCCACAATGATACAACATTCCAATTCTGCGGGAGATTTTGGATTTGAATCACAAGATAACCATTGTGCTCATAGGCGACCGTGACATTCAAAGCTTTTGATTTGTTTATATCGGTATGAGCTGTCGGTAAGAATTTTACGTTCTGGTAATCGTCTGAATTCGGATAAGTGAATGCAGCCTCCATGAAATGTGTGGAAGGGTTATACTGCCAGCTTTGCAGACACAAGCCAATACCTTCGGTTGTGCTGATAGTTGTTCCAATAGGAGTGTTTTGGATTGGAACATCACTCGGCAACCACATTTTACTTGTTAAACACACTGCCAGCAGGATGGTAGTAGTCGATAGAAAAATCCGATAAGTGAAATTGATATTTTCAATCATCCGCTTCTTCAGCCATTTAATTTTAGCGGTCACATCAGGCACCACCTTTGAACAGAGCTTTTTCGCTTTCCGTAATCTGAATATAAGTGTGGAGAATATCTTCGCCGGTCGAAAGGAAACATTCGCCCTGCCCGAATTTCGGTATTTGCTTCAGCTGAGATTCTGTTAACTGGTCGCCAAAGATGGAGCGCAACAACTCCTTACAGTTTGCCTCCTGCTGCATGATGAATTTGTACTGTGTAAGCTCAAACAGCGTTTTCAAACGCTCCACAGCTTCACTGTCCGCATTCTCCGGAGCAAAGTCACGGATGGACTGGCTTGCCAGAGTGAGGCCCGTAAAATATTTTCTGCCTTCACGGACAATACCAATCATGTAATCTAGGGCAAGTGGATTCTTTGTGTTGATGAACTTATGCGCTTCATCCACCAGCAGTAGCAGTTTCGGAATCTGAAACACCGGTGTACCAGATTCAAACATCTGCTTACTCGGAACGCCGATTCGAATCATATCGTCAAACATTAATGACATGACATTGAACAGCAGCGCATTGAATATTTCCGCTTTAAAAGTGCTGATATTTTGCACATTGTAAACGATAATTTGTTTTCCGGACAGGTCGGGGATAGATGTTTTTCCGTTAAACATTTTTCCGTAACTGTGTACCAGATTGGTTAACACAAGTTCAATATTTTCGAGGCGCCGCCATTTGGTAGGGGAGAGGTTTCGATTGACCTTGCCCTGCTCATAATCTTCATACAGATCGCTCCGGATCAACTGCAAAAGATCATCAAACGTTGGATATACTTCAGGAGGCAACCCAGTAATCTTTTGGTGCTCAGTTGAATTGCTGAGCCAGAGCCCTTTGACTTCATACAGTTTCCGGACGTATTCCTCAAACTCATTTCGTTCTGCTTCATCCGCAGATGGACATAAATATTTATACAGTGAATTCATTTTTGACAGATGATTTGCAAAGCTGATTGCTTCATCCTCCGCCGTGCGGAAAACTTCCAAATAATTGATAATACCGGAGCTGCCATCCAGCGTAATAATTGTCCCGCCCAGACTTTGAGCGAGAGACGTGAATTCGCCTGTGACATCAAGAAGCCGAATGTGGTTGCCGATGATACCGTTGTTTTTGAACATGAGTTTCATCAGCGTCGATTTGCCGCTTCCTTTTTTACCGATAATCAGTGCATCATAGGAAAGGCGAACATTGGTCTTTTTAAATTGGTCGAAGATAATATTTCCGTGTGTAGAAGATACTCCAATAGGAAAGCCGAAGGCATCGTCCAACTGTTCAAAGTTGAACGGATAGCCTCCGGCCAGAGATACGGCGGGAAGCGGATTCCCAACTCGTTTGTTGCGTTCCATAATCTGTTTGTGATAAGGCTGGAAAAGCGATTTATACATACAATCAGTCTCATTTAGGAACACGGCACATCTGAAATCCTCGCTTTCCAGGACATCAATTATTTCTCCGACGCGGGCATCGACTTCCTGCTTTGTCCTTCCCGCAACAAAGAGTCGACACTGAATCAGCTTAATTACTTCACCCTGGGTTTTGACAGCCGTGAGCATATCTTTCAGCAGCTTGTAATTCTGTTCTGCTTCTATCCGTGTGCCGTCATCCTTTGCGCTTTCGTAGCGTACCTCCAGTTCGTTTAGGGAATGAATGATGTCGTCCTGTGCGTCAATGGTGTTTTCCGTGGCGATATCAAGGACGGAGTAAACTCCATCGATGTTCATCAGCCTTGACAGCCAGAAATCACCCGCCTGTCCCGGATAGGAATATACCATAATGCAGGATACATATCCGTCACCGGTT
This genomic interval carries:
- a CDS encoding EFR1 family ferrodoxin (N-terminal region resembles flavodoxins. C-terminal ferrodoxin region binds two 4Fe-4S clusters.); translation: MKILVAYFSGTGNTAYCAKYIKNHLQQDGIQVRTASIERLLNDDIAQYDTVIFGFPVYACDVPDIMKHYLRQIPPDSMSTAYLFCTAGAYSGNALHRAAGLLKAVGCRVAGWADVTMPGSDALAFLQKDSPAAKKLCSRDFSRIEPLDRLVEKIRSDIADGEKHAREIRNARIPVKLIGTLADGVVHLCYAPLRRRIMDKFYADGNCIRCGYCEKICPADNIKVTTEGVRFGDTCFLCMRCVHQCPKEAIQIGRKTIGKLRWKGPDGRFRPLGTEEEQ
- a CDS encoding M42 family metallopeptidase translates to MEYILEQLKKLMSIDSPSGFTGEVTRYTMEQFQKLGFQPYLTNKGCVVCDLGGEGNPLILSAHIDTLGGMVAEIKKNGRLRITNIGGLNANNCETENCRIYTRSGQVFEGTLQMNDPSIHVNKKFSEQSRTFEDMEIVLDEDVKSKQDTEALGIRTGDFVCFEPRTVITKSGYIKSRFLDDKLSVAILLGLAKRISEKKISLKRKVYVFITVYEEVGHGACGALPVDAKEIISVDMGCVGEGLACTERMVSICVKDSQGPYDYDVTTELIRCAESAKLDFAVDVYPHYGSDADAALAAGYDLKHGLIGAGVYASHGYERSHIDGVNNTLKLLQQYIRKD
- a CDS encoding GNAT family N-acetyltransferase, producing MIRRISPDDRAEYIKMAKDFYSSDAVCHSVPPCHFEGTFTELMRSQEYAEAYVMEYRKRIAGYALLAKTFSQEAGGMVVWIEELYVKPEYREHGLGHAFFKFLKEHLPQNTKRLRLEVESSNQRAVSLYRQLGFQDLEYLQMFRDI
- a CDS encoding uridine kinase family protein; its protein translation is MDEELFEIILQHSRTYPEMEPVDYVKLLYQNEFGCAHFINDPVDRMETLWNEYYSLPACKQETGSELYMEPIGNGLCRIFLTPGQEMKSFLPLLNLLCSATANSHLGSQIRFRQKLELLQNMAQNGLLCAGQDEIKSFLDEYIRFGGGPVHHSRKYKETYNPHYRVVKASYYAYLPVFKAVMKLLETHKGKEPVILALDGRCGSGKSFLANLLAEVFGCSVFHMDDFYLPLQDRNADWMSQPAGNIDRARFLKEVLVPLNKGETIQYRPYSCRSGEMLPPRAVQPGRFAVVEGSYSLHPDFRVFYDYRVFLTCSPNVQQRRIFLRGNGQSLHNFLETWIPLEEQYITAMNVVDICDLTLDTSGFADFV
- a CDS encoding LacI family DNA-binding transcriptional regulator encodes the protein MEKCGLHVREELVAHGDYMADCAGKFVGHFIKEGATAIVCASDLLAHGVLRELYRMGLRVPEDVSVTGFDDLPLASYTTPTLTTIRQDRLAIGKNVCMVMEQIMNGNYVNRLLLMPELVVRESTGKPKF
- a CDS encoding ISL3 family transposase; the encoded protein is MLCTHSTEKLLGLKGVIVKNVRQLPDKTEIFIELPRKPHICPCCEHQTSYVHDYRCQTVKDIPAFGKHTSLILRKRRYRCSSCGKRFFEHNSFLPRYHRMTNRLAAYIISKLSDVRSFTSVAREVNLSVSTIIRIFDCINYGKPQQLPEVVSIDEFKGNTNNEKYQCILTDPVRHRILDILPARYNHKLTEYFSRIDRSQTKYFVSDMWSTYASIAQTYFKNSIYVIDKYHYIRQVFWAFEAIRKEEQKRFSKTRRIYFKRSRTLLNKRYEFLTPEQKQQVNIMLYASSRLLTAYSLKEQFFKVLDSSDSQSARTALSHWIMTAQNSGLSRFVACGNTMVRWSKGILNSFDCPYTNGFTEGVNNKIKVLKRNAYGYHNFTRFRNRILHMFHVSTKNGAA
- a CDS encoding peptidoglycan DD-metalloendopeptidase family protein is translated as MRKKVIAKIVVCLLPIIFVLLIAIIISVTFASALSDSATAATNYNSDSIGSGGLSENVLAYQDEISTACAKYGISDYVALAMAVMQQESGGVGSDPMQCSECPLNTRYPQTPGGITDAEYSIDIGIAYLASCLKSAGCTSPSDIPGISLALQGYNFGGGYIAWAQERGGYSPDNAAEFSSIKAAAMAWSGYGDPEYVSHVLRYYTVIPTGALFGLPLQAGTISRGWGRDGDEFHKGIDFAAQYGTKIYAAESGTVTYAQYGSAPYGGYGNVVVIKHDDTYTTLYGHCSKLLVSAGQTVKRGQVIALVGSTGDSTGNHCHFEVRVAGDRVDPAAYLGITVK